A portion of the Leucoraja erinacea ecotype New England chromosome 9, Leri_hhj_1, whole genome shotgun sequence genome contains these proteins:
- the LOC129700233 gene encoding insulinoma-associated protein 1b encodes MPRGFLVKRNIKSSPVSYRIRTEERGPLAIAPVSGNVGETVHSLALPEPSSQRHSTEQFKDRFTRDKMLGAAHRIGALKEEHAPDSFYTTFPEYSISGWADVSYTPIKPIDKRLDNDFCDTCLSPSASDEPFGAATPLLLLQPALSPATANCGGLAHLCSPFHGSKPRVPESRHRKHKSSPKKPKVTRRLNFEDEVCTSPVLGLRIKVDPRDCKPSFARVNKPLGEFICQLCKEQYSDSFSLAQHKCSRIVRVEYRCLECDKMFSCPANLASHRRWHKPRTDPNPQWSSQKFSVEPGSKENSGEPDCSTGTMDSASSVDSARTADSASIVDSARAMDSARTMDSAKEPGASVQRLDGRFQCRYCSKRFRRQAYLRKHLSAHEAAGPSVRCQMESARIPFPCRLCGLDLQTAETRDKHLLWHAVSSGASAVLGPGCDEEHSDKGDLRALVFCCKHCPSTFFSSPGLTRHINKWHPSENRQVLLLQLPASAGC; translated from the coding sequence ATGCCAAGAGGGTTCTTAGTTAAGAGGAACATTAAATCGTCTCCAGTTTCTTATAGGATTCGGACTGAGGAGAGGGGGCCTCTGGCAATTGCTCCTGTAAGCgggaatgtgggggaaaccgtaCATTCACTTGCCCTGCCAGAGCCGAGCTcccagagacacagcacagagcaGTTTAAAGATAGGTTTACACGCGATAAAATGTTGGGAGCTGCCCACAGAATCGGCGCGCTAAAAGAGGAGCATGCTCCTGATTCTTTCTACACTACGTTTCCAGAATATAGCATCTCTGGTTGGGCTGATGTCTCTTACACGCCAATCAAACCTATCGACAAGAGACTTGACAACGATTTCTGTGACACATGTTTAAGTCCATCTGCGTCAGACGAACCATTCGGGGCCGCAACCCCGTTACTCTTGCTCCAGCCAGCGCTATCCCCTGCGACTGCCAACTGTGGAGGCCTGGCTCACCTCTGCTCGCCTTTCCACGGGAGTAAGCCGCGAGTGCCAGAATCCCGTCACCGCAAGCACAAGAGCAGCCCGAAGAAGCCCAAAGTAACCAGGAGACTGAATTTCGAAGACGAGGTGTGCACTTCCCCGGTCTTGGGTCTACGGATCAAGGTGGATCCCAGGGACTGCAAGCCGTCGTTTGCGCGGGTGAACAAGCCCCTTGGGGAATTCATCTGCCAATTGTGTAAAGAGCAATACTCGGACTCGTTCTCTCTGGCCCAGCACAAATGCTCCAGGATCGTCCGTGTGGAGTACCGCTGCCTTGAGTGTGATAAAATGTTCAGCTGTCCAGCTAACCTGGCCTCTCACCGGCGCTGGCATAAACCCCGCACTGATCCAAATCCTCAGTGGAGCAGCCAGAAGTTTTCGGTGGAGCCGGGTAGCAAGGAGAACTCGGGGGAGCCGGACTGCAGCACTGGGACCATGGACAGCGCCAGCAGCGTGGACTCAGCCAGGACCGCGGACAGCGCCAGCATCGTGGACTCAGCCAGGGCCATGGACTCAGCCAGGACCATGGATAGCGCCAAGGAGCCGGGAGCCTCTGTCCAGCGGTTGGACGGGCGTTTCCAATGCCGCTACTGCAGCAAGAGATTCCGCCGGCAGGCTTACCTGAGAAAGCACCTGAGCGCCCACGAAGCCGCCGGACCGAGCGTTCGCTGTCAGATGGAGTCGGCCCGGATCCCCTTCCCTTGCCGGCTGTGCGGACTGGACCTGCAGACGGCCGAGACCCGGGACAAGCACCTCCTCTGGCATGCGGTGAGCAGTGGAGCGTCGGCTGTGCTCGGGCCCGGCTGCGACGAGGAGCACTCCGATAAGGGCGACCTCAGAGCCTTGGTCTTTTGCTGCAAACACTGCCCGTCGACCTTTTTCAGCTCGCCCGGACTCACCAGGCATATCAACAAGTGGCACCCGTCAGAGAATAGGCAGGTCTTGCTTCTGCAGCTGCCTGCCTCGGCCGGCTGCTAA